The genomic window CGGCTTTGCCAGCACGGTCGGCTGGCCGCTGTCGGCCTTGTCCGAAGCCGAGCTCGGATGGCGCGGTGCCTGCCTAGCCTGGGCCAGCCTGCATCTGTTCACCGGCCTGCCCACGAACCGCTTTCTGATACCGGCCGCGGCTTCAGCGGCCCGCGACCTCCCAGAGGTTTCCTCGGCCGAGGCTGGCATCTCCGGACCCTCTGCGCGGCGCGCGATGGCGCTGCTGGCGTTCGTCTTTGCCGTGACCTGGTTCGTGTCGACGGCGATGGCCGCTCACCTGCCGCGGTTGCTCGAAGCCGCCGGGGCGTCGTCGGCCGCGGCCGTCGCCGCGGGCGCGCTGATTGGGCCAGCCCAGGTCGGCGCGAGACTCTTGGAGTTTGGTTTTCTTCTGCGCTATCACCCGCTCGTGTCTGCCCGGCTCGCCGCGCTAGCGCACCCCCTTGGGGCGGCGACTCTCCTGACGTTCGGCGGCCCGGCAGCAGCCGCTTTCACGCTCCTGCACGGTGCAGGCAACGGCGTGCTCACGATCGCAAAAGGCACCTTACCGCTCGCCATCTTCGGGCCGGCCGGCTACGGCCTGCGCCAAGGCATACTCGGCGCGCCCTCGCGCCTGCTCCAGGCCGGCGCGCCGCTCGCGTTCGGCCTGGTGATCGACGCTTACGGCGCTCTCGCGGCTCTTGCGTTGTCGAC from Bosea sp. AS-1 includes these protein-coding regions:
- a CDS encoding MFS transporter; protein product: MSGAARTTGVVVALGTAQTLAWASTYYLPAILAVPMARDLGVPPSWVFGAFSVGLVVSALLGPAAGRAIDARGGRPVLVLSSLVFSGGLALLAVANGVTLSVLGWIVLGAGMAFGLYDAAFSTLAHLYGRDARGPITGISLIAGFASTVGWPLSALSEAELGWRGACLAWASLHLFTGLPTNRFLIPAAASAARDLPEVSSAEAGISGPSARRAMALLAFVFAVTWFVSTAMAAHLPRLLEAAGASSAAAVAAGALIGPAQVGARLLEFGFLLRYHPLVSARLAALAHPLGAATLLTFGGPAAAAFTLLHGAGNGVLTIAKGTLPLAIFGPAGYGLRQGILGAPSRLLQAGAPLAFGLVIDAYGALAALALSTSVSLAAFVALLSLRLDSEPTTTRT